From the genome of Microtus ochrogaster isolate Prairie Vole_2 unplaced genomic scaffold, MicOch1.0 UNK44, whole genome shotgun sequence, one region includes:
- the Arl4d gene encoding ADP-ribosylation factor-like protein 4D: protein MGNHLTDMAPTASSFLPHFQALHVVVIGLDSAGKTSLLYRLKFKEFVQSVPTKGFNTEKIRVPLGGSRGITFQVWDVGGQEKLRPLWRSYTRRTDGLVFVVDSAETERLEEAKVELHRISKASDNQGVPVLVLANKQDQPGALSAAEVEKRLAVRELAAATLTHVQGCSAVDGLGLQPGLERLYEMILKRKKAPRASKKRR, encoded by the coding sequence ATGGGGAACCACTTGACTGACATGGCACCCACAGCCTCATCCTTTCTGCCCCACTTCCAGGCCCTGCACGTTGTGGTCATTGGGCTGGACTCGGCAGGGAAAACTTCCCTTCTCTACCGCCTCAAGTTCAAAGAGTTTGTCCAGAGTGTCCCCACCAAGGGCTTCAACACTGAGAAGATCCGAGTGCCCTTGGGGGGGTCCCGTGGAATTACTTTCCAAGTGTGGGATGTTGGGGGTCAGGAGAAGCTGCGGCCACTATGGCGCTCCTACACCCGCCGGACAGATGGACTGGTGTTTGTGGTGGACTCAGCAGAGACTGAAAGGTTAGAGGAGGCCAAGGTGGAGCTGCATCGAATCAGCAAAGCCTCCGACAATCAGGGGGTGCCGGTGCTGGTGCTGGCCAACAAGCAGGACCAACCGGGGGCACTGAGTGCGGCTGAGGTGGAGAAGAGGTTGGCGGTCCGGGAGCTGGCAGCCGCCACACTCACCCATGTGCAGGGCTGCAGCGCTGTGGACGGGCTGGGCCTGCAGCCAGGACTCGAGCGCCTGTACGAGATGAttctgaagaggaagaaggcaccTCGGGCAAGCAAGAAGAGACGGTGA